From one Triticum urartu cultivar G1812 chromosome 3, Tu2.1, whole genome shotgun sequence genomic stretch:
- the LOC125546694 gene encoding vacuolar protein sorting-associated protein 36-like, producing MSVAAADWLPAATVTASGRPVLSAGEIERHLLPLVDLEPEENPRLAPLRGCLLALTSHRLVFLHEASLSARALPLASIVHAYPPHRRHNHNPLRSLFSSSSSSSSSHHPRIRIQISLPPSRSEVVAVVVTCKADVDVFYGRLLEAIRARAWEATASAAPASGAPVAEGAAPAEEDLAIRMPVVGVAGVLRKEQETWESAGQNLQDAFQDLNALMSKAKEMMELAEKMRQKLLTNSSAQSNSNDEEMGSKQDLQDLLLSVRIVSSTLSAIYKYLRMF from the exons ATGTCCGTCGCCGCAGCCGACTGGCTCCCGGCCGCGACCGTCACGGCGTCCGGCCGGCCGGTGCTGTCCGCCGGCGAGATCGAGCGGCACCTGCTTCCGCTCGTCGACCTGGAGCCCGAGGAGAACCCCCGCCTCGCGCCCCTCCGCGGCTGCCTCCTCGCGCTCACCTCCCACCGGCTCGTCTTCCTCCACGAGGCCTCCCTCTCCGCCCGCGCCCTCCCGCTCGCGTCCATCGTCCACGCCTACCCGCCCCACCGCAGGCACAACCACAACCCACTCCGCTCCCTCttctcctcctcgtcctcctcgtcgtcgtcgcaTCACCCGCGCATCCGCATCCAGATCTCCCTGCCCCCGTCGCGGTCGGAGGTCGTCGCCGTCGTCGTCACCTGCAAGGCGGACGTGGATGTGTTCTACGGGAGGCTGCTCGAGGCCATCCGCGCGAGGGCCTGGGAGGCGACCGCCTCGGCTGCTCCGGCCAGTGGCGCCCCGGTGGCTGAGGGAGCCGCCCCAGCCGAGGAGGATCTGGCGATCAGGATGCCCGTGGTTGGAGTGGCGGGGGTACTGCGGAAGGAGCAGGAGACGTGGGAGAGCGCGGGGCAGAACTTGCAGGATGCCTTCCAGGATCTCAATGCCCTCATG AGCAAAGCCAAGGAAATGATGGAGCTGGCAGAGAAAATGAGGCAAAAGCTATTGACGAACTCATCTGCTCAATCGAATTCTAATGACGAAGAGATGGGTTCTAAGCAAGACTTGCAGGATTTGCTATTGAGCGTACGCATCGTGtcg TCAACCCTGTCGGCCATTTACAAGTACCTTCGAATGTTCTAA
- the LOC125543046 gene encoding vacuolar protein sorting-associated protein 36-like has protein sequence MSVGAADWLPAATVMASGRPVLSAGEIERHLLPLVDLEPEENPRLAPLRGCLLVLTSHRLVFLHEASLSARALPLASIIHTYPPHRRHNHSPLRSLFSSSSSSSSSHHPRIRIQISLPLSRSEVVAVVVTCKADVDVFYGRLLEVIRTRAWEATASAAPASGAPVAEGAAPAEEDLAIRMPVVGVAGILRKEQETWESAGQNLQDAFQDLNALMSKAKEMMELAEKMRQKLLTNSSAQSNSNDEEMGSKQDLQDLLLSVGIVSPVTKETAGALYHQQLSRQLADFVRVPVERAGGMMALVDVYCLFNRARGTELISPEDLLQACSLWEKFDVPVMLRKFDSGVKVIQTKTHSDDEVFARISSLAQKPDALLKGISPSDAAFTLGIAPALAKEHLLNAENKGLLCRDVSPDGFRFYINLFNEIDLQNIHLPKTHGLYHTWISVATAAH, from the exons ATGTCCGTCGGCGCCGCCGACTGGCTCCCGGCCGCGACCGTCATGGCGTCCGGCCGGCCGGTGCTGTCCGCCGGCGAGATCGAGCGGCACCTGCTTCCGCTCGTCGACCTGGAGCCCGAGGAGAACCCCCGCCTCGCGCCCCTCCGTGGTTGCCTCCTCGTGCTCACCTCCCACCGGCTCGTCTTCCTCCACGAGGCCTCCCTCTCCGCCCGCGCCCTCCCGCTCGCGTCCATCATCCACACCTACCCGCCCCACCGCAGGCACAACCACAGCCCACTCCGCTCCCTCttctcctcctcgtcctcctcgtcgtcgtcgcaTCACCCGCGCATCCGCATCCAGATCTCCCTGCCCCTGTCGCGGTCGGAGGTCGTCGCCGTCGTCGTCACCTGCAAGGCGGACGTGGATGTGTTCTACGGGAGGCTGCTCGAGGTCATCCGCACGAGGGCCTGGGAGGCGACCGCCTCGGCTGCTCCGGCCAGTGGCGCCCCGGTGGCTGAGGGAGCCGCCCCAGCCGAGGAGGATCTGGCGATCAGGATGCCCGTGGTTGGAGTGGCGGGGATACTGCGGAAGGAGCAGGAGACGTGGGAGAGCGCGGGGCAGAACTTGCAGGATGCCTTCCAGGATCTCAATGCCCTCATG AGCAAAGCCAAGGAAATGATGGAGCTGGCAGAGAAAATGAGGCAAAAGCTATTGACGAACTCATCTGCTCAATCGAATTCTAATGACGAAGAGATGGGTTCTAAGCAAGACTTGCAGGATTTGCTATTGAGCGTAGGCATCGTGTCTCCTGTGACAAAGGAAACTGCTGGTGCTTTGTACCATCAGCAGCTTTCACGACAG CTGGCTGACTTTGTAAGAGTACCAGTTGAGAGAGCAGGTGGTATGATGGCACTAGTCGATGTCTACTGTCTCTTCAACCGTGCTAGGGGAACAG AGTTGATCTCACCAGAGGATCTTTTGCAAGCTTGCTCCCTTTGGGAGAAATTTGATGT CCCAGTAATGCTCCGGAAATTTGATAGTGGAGTGAAGGTCATCCAGACCAAGACGCATAGTGATGATGAG GTATTTGCAAGAATATCATCACTCGCGCAAAAGCCGGACGCTCTTCTGAAAGGAATAAGCCCCAGCGACGCTGCATTTACACTGGGGATTGCACCAGCTTTAGCAAAGGAGCATCTTCTAAATGCAGAAAACAAAG GTCTCCTCTGCAGGGATGTCAGTCCAGATGGGTTCCGTTTCTACATCAATTTGTTTAACGAGATTGATCTCCAGAATATTCATTT GCCAAAAACTCATGGACTATACCACACCTGGATCTCTGTGGCAACGGCAGCACATTGA